A window of Aeromicrobium sp. Root236 contains these coding sequences:
- a CDS encoding phosphatase PAP2 family protein, protein MRQRPYHFAVCLSIVVGLAAIVASKKYDVPLRDPDGFLGPAYIRLPVIGLLFFAAGIAPPAFRRSRRTFTGTPQWRRSLDFSSPLTSRLLDALVTTFFWGLVAGIASIGWTAADGSTAGRLSVVVVALAVVAAFAALELRSQTTTGMTTISRLTEIVVLDESTLRPISWRRALARQTLRIVLPLLAVRAVADYAHPYIGDWAWLGVLLIPLWLTTNGADRLVAARRFEANRMPADVAPLRALETRPRLFMFMDIIRDEWTWKRVLYIVLGLVSFYICYVSYRNLKSDLPLAREGVHFDKQMLDIDYFLFFNHNPAPVLHDLLGTGFAAQVLSVIYVAYLPLIPLTLGAFLVWGKDLSLGAWYATALSLNWVLGVISYYIFPTFGPAFVQPSMFADLPDTSAAQLQRSLFRAATKFYEDPAGGSTYGIAGFASLHVSVVVSAALFLRATNQRKVVQLIGWVYLGLVVLATIYFGWHFIADDIAGAFIGWAAVVVGAWATGNTKRQRRKEQAALEASPAESPSPVASS, encoded by the coding sequence ATGCGTCAACGGCCCTATCATTTCGCAGTCTGCCTCTCGATTGTCGTGGGGCTGGCAGCGATCGTGGCGTCGAAGAAGTACGACGTCCCGTTGCGCGACCCTGATGGATTCCTCGGCCCGGCCTACATCCGACTGCCGGTGATCGGCCTGCTGTTCTTCGCCGCAGGCATCGCTCCCCCGGCGTTCCGCCGCTCGAGGCGTACGTTCACGGGCACGCCCCAGTGGCGCCGCTCGCTCGACTTCAGCTCGCCGCTCACCAGCCGCCTGCTCGACGCCCTCGTCACGACGTTCTTCTGGGGCCTCGTCGCCGGCATCGCGTCGATCGGCTGGACCGCCGCCGACGGCTCGACCGCCGGCCGGCTGTCGGTCGTCGTCGTCGCCCTGGCCGTCGTGGCCGCGTTCGCCGCGCTCGAGCTGCGGAGCCAGACCACGACGGGCATGACGACGATCTCGCGCCTGACCGAGATCGTCGTGCTCGACGAGTCCACCCTGCGCCCGATCTCGTGGCGACGTGCCCTGGCGCGCCAGACGCTCAGGATCGTGCTGCCCCTGCTGGCCGTACGCGCCGTCGCGGACTACGCCCACCCCTACATCGGCGACTGGGCCTGGCTCGGTGTGCTGCTCATCCCGCTGTGGCTCACGACGAACGGCGCCGACCGGCTCGTCGCGGCCCGCCGTTTCGAGGCCAACCGTATGCCGGCCGACGTCGCGCCGCTGCGGGCGCTCGAGACCCGGCCGCGGCTGTTCATGTTCATGGACATCATCCGCGACGAGTGGACCTGGAAGCGCGTCCTCTACATCGTCCTCGGACTCGTCTCGTTCTACATCTGCTACGTCAGCTACCGAAACCTCAAGAGCGACCTGCCGCTGGCCCGCGAAGGCGTGCACTTCGACAAGCAGATGCTCGACATCGACTACTTCCTGTTCTTCAACCACAACCCCGCGCCGGTGCTGCACGACCTGCTCGGCACGGGCTTCGCCGCCCAGGTGCTCTCGGTCATCTACGTGGCCTACCTGCCGTTGATCCCGCTGACGCTCGGCGCGTTCCTCGTGTGGGGCAAGGACCTGTCCCTGGGCGCCTGGTACGCCACGGCGCTGAGCCTCAACTGGGTGCTGGGCGTCATCAGCTACTACATCTTCCCGACGTTCGGCCCCGCATTCGTGCAGCCGTCGATGTTCGCCGACCTGCCCGACACCAGTGCTGCGCAGCTCCAACGCAGCCTGTTCAGGGCCGCCACCAAGTTCTACGAGGACCCGGCGGGCGGCAGCACGTACGGCATCGCCGGCTTCGCCTCGCTGCACGTCTCGGTCGTCGTGTCGGCGGCACTGTTCCTGCGCGCGACCAACCAGCGCAAGGTCGTGCAGCTCATCGGCTGGGTCTACCTCGGGCTCGTCGTGCTCGCGACGATCTACTTCGGCTGGCACTTCATCGCCGACGACATCGCCGGCGCGTTCATCGGCTGGGCCGCGGTGGTGGTCGGGGCGTGGGCCACGGGCAACACCAAACGACAACGCCGCAAGGAGCAGGCCGCGCTCGAGGCTTCTCCAGCGGAGTCACCCAGCCCGGTCGCCTCTAGCTGA
- a CDS encoding DUF3145 domain-containing protein produces MSSPTTPTRGVLFVHSAPSALCAHVEWAAAGVLGGTPDLAWVPQMAEPGTYRAELSWQAPAGTAAALASALRGWDKLRFEVTEEPTASTEGARYSYTPSLGIFHAMAGLHGDILIPEDRIKAFRVKVALGEVDMDSALDGLLGSAWDAELEPFRHAGDGAPVRWLHQVI; encoded by the coding sequence ATGTCTTCGCCGACCACCCCGACCCGGGGTGTTCTTTTCGTGCACTCAGCTCCGTCTGCGCTCTGCGCGCACGTCGAGTGGGCTGCTGCCGGCGTGCTCGGCGGCACTCCCGACCTGGCCTGGGTGCCGCAGATGGCCGAGCCCGGCACCTACCGGGCCGAGCTGTCATGGCAGGCACCCGCAGGCACGGCGGCCGCGCTCGCGTCGGCCCTCCGGGGATGGGACAAGCTCCGCTTCGAGGTCACCGAGGAGCCCACGGCGTCGACCGAGGGCGCCCGCTACTCCTACACGCCGTCGCTGGGCATCTTCCACGCGATGGCCGGGCTGCACGGCGACATCCTGATCCCCGAGGACCGCATCAAGGCGTTCCGGGTCAAGGTCGCGCTGGGCGAGGTCGACATGGACTCGGCGCTCGACGGGCTGCTGGGGTCCGCCTGGGACGCCGAGCTCGAGCCGTTCCGGCACGCCGGCGACGGGGCTCCCGTGCGCTGGCTGCACCAGGTGATCTAG
- the aceE gene encoding pyruvate dehydrogenase (acetyl-transferring), homodimeric type translates to MPQSGPERPAVIHEGLPTQLPDIDPDETSEWVSSLDEMIESRGRSRARYVMLKLLERAREQNIGVPALRSTDFINTIPPEREPWFPGNEAIERRIRSYIRWNAAVMVSRANRPGLGVGGHIASYQSAASLYEVGFNHFFRGKNHPGGGDQIYFQGHAAPGIYARSFLEGGLSETQLDRFRQEHSHGEGNGLSSYPHPRLMSDYWEFPTVSMGLGAINSIYQARFNRYLHNRGIKDTSQQHVWTFLGDGEMGEPESLGAIGIAAREELDNLTFVVNCNLQQLDGPVRGNGKIIQELESTFRGAGWNVIKVVWGREWDDLLARDTDGVLVNQMNRTPDGEFQTLSVESGAYNRENFFGPDPRLRKMVEHLSDEEIERLPRGGHDYRKVYAAFDAAQKHTGQPTVILAHTIKGWLLESFAGRNATHQMKKLTKDDLKGFRDRLNIPISDAQIDGSDIAPFYHPGEDSEEMQYMRARREALGGSLPKRVVNPVSVKLPEDKMFDELKKGSGKQQIATTMAFVRLLRDLMKDPEIGHRIVPIAPDEYRTFGMDSMFPSAKIYNPAGQTYESVDRKLLLAYKESAQGQLLHEGISEAGAMASAIAAGSAYATHGEPMIPVYLFYSMFGFQRTADSIWAMADQLARGFLIGATAGRTTLTGEGLQHADGHSPLIAQTNPAVVHYDPAYGFEISHIMKYGLERMYGSTETFPNGEDIIFYLTVYNEAINQPVEPEDVDVEGILKGAYVYRKATGGEASARIMASGVSVPWALKAQEILAADYGVEADVWSVTSWNELARDAIAAEKWNLNHPGEYSRMPYITVKLMDTSAVTVAVSDYMRAVPDQIARWVPGPWQSLGTDGFGFADTRAAARRTFQVDAESIVVSVLQTLAQRGTVRPEVVREAFNRFRIDDPTAVADVPQEGGDA, encoded by the coding sequence ATGCCGCAATCCGGCCCCGAACGCCCGGCTGTCATTCACGAGGGTCTGCCGACCCAGTTGCCCGACATCGATCCGGACGAGACATCCGAGTGGGTCAGCTCGCTCGACGAGATGATCGAAAGCCGCGGACGCAGCCGTGCCCGCTACGTCATGCTCAAGCTCCTCGAGCGCGCCCGTGAGCAGAACATCGGCGTGCCCGCCCTGCGCAGCACCGACTTCATCAACACGATCCCGCCCGAGCGCGAGCCGTGGTTCCCCGGCAACGAGGCGATCGAGCGACGCATCCGCTCCTACATCCGCTGGAACGCCGCCGTCATGGTGTCGCGCGCCAACCGCCCGGGCCTGGGCGTCGGCGGCCACATCGCGTCCTACCAGTCGGCCGCCAGCCTCTACGAGGTCGGCTTCAACCACTTCTTCCGCGGCAAGAACCACCCCGGCGGCGGTGACCAGATCTACTTCCAGGGTCACGCGGCACCCGGCATCTACGCCCGGTCGTTCCTCGAGGGCGGCCTCAGCGAGACGCAGCTCGACCGCTTCCGCCAGGAGCACTCGCACGGCGAGGGCAACGGCCTGTCGTCCTACCCGCACCCGCGCCTCATGTCGGACTACTGGGAGTTCCCCACGGTCTCGATGGGCCTCGGGGCGATCAACTCGATCTACCAGGCGCGCTTCAACCGCTACCTGCACAACCGCGGCATCAAGGACACGAGCCAGCAGCACGTGTGGACGTTCCTCGGCGACGGCGAGATGGGCGAGCCGGAGTCGCTCGGCGCGATCGGCATCGCCGCGCGAGAGGAGCTCGACAACCTCACGTTCGTCGTCAACTGCAACCTGCAGCAGCTCGACGGCCCCGTGCGCGGCAACGGCAAGATCATCCAGGAGCTCGAGTCCACGTTCCGTGGCGCGGGTTGGAACGTCATCAAGGTCGTCTGGGGCCGCGAGTGGGACGACCTGCTCGCCCGCGACACCGACGGCGTCCTGGTCAACCAGATGAACCGCACGCCCGACGGCGAGTTCCAGACCCTGTCCGTCGAGTCCGGCGCCTACAACCGCGAGAACTTCTTCGGCCCCGACCCGCGCCTGCGCAAGATGGTCGAGCACCTGTCCGACGAGGAGATCGAGCGTCTCCCCCGCGGCGGCCACGACTACCGCAAGGTCTACGCCGCGTTCGACGCCGCCCAGAAGCACACGGGCCAGCCGACGGTCATCCTGGCGCACACCATCAAGGGCTGGCTGCTGGAGTCGTTCGCCGGCCGCAATGCCACGCACCAGATGAAGAAGCTCACCAAGGACGACCTCAAGGGCTTCCGCGACCGCCTCAACATCCCGATCTCCGACGCCCAGATCGACGGCAGCGACATCGCGCCGTTCTACCACCCGGGCGAGGACAGCGAGGAGATGCAGTACATGCGCGCCCGGCGCGAGGCGCTCGGCGGCTCGTTGCCCAAGCGCGTCGTCAACCCGGTCAGCGTCAAGCTGCCCGAGGACAAGATGTTCGACGAGCTCAAGAAGGGCTCGGGCAAGCAGCAGATCGCCACGACGATGGCGTTCGTACGCCTGCTGCGCGACCTCATGAAGGATCCCGAGATCGGCCACCGCATCGTGCCGATCGCGCCCGACGAGTACCGCACGTTCGGCATGGACTCGATGTTCCCGTCGGCCAAGATCTACAACCCGGCCGGCCAGACGTACGAGTCGGTCGACCGCAAGCTGCTGCTCGCCTACAAGGAGTCGGCGCAGGGCCAGCTCCTGCACGAGGGCATCAGCGAGGCCGGCGCCATGGCGTCGGCGATCGCGGCCGGCAGCGCGTACGCCACGCACGGCGAGCCGATGATCCCGGTCTACCTCTTCTACTCGATGTTCGGCTTCCAGCGCACCGCCGACTCGATCTGGGCGATGGCCGACCAGCTGGCCCGCGGTTTCCTGATCGGCGCCACCGCCGGTCGTACGACGCTGACCGGTGAGGGGCTGCAGCACGCCGACGGCCACTCGCCGTTGATCGCCCAGACCAACCCGGCGGTCGTGCACTACGACCCGGCCTACGGCTTCGAGATCAGTCACATCATGAAGTACGGCCTCGAGCGGATGTACGGCTCGACGGAGACGTTCCCCAACGGCGAGGACATCATCTTCTACCTCACCGTCTACAACGAGGCGATCAACCAGCCCGTCGAGCCGGAGGATGTCGACGTCGAGGGAATCCTCAAGGGCGCCTACGTCTACCGCAAGGCGACCGGGGGCGAGGCATCTGCGCGCATCATGGCGTCGGGTGTCTCCGTGCCGTGGGCGCTCAAGGCGCAGGAGATCCTGGCCGCCGACTACGGCGTCGAGGCCGACGTCTGGTCGGTGACGTCGTGGAACGAGCTGGCCCGCGACGCCATCGCCGCCGAGAAGTGGAACCTCAACCACCCGGGCGAGTACAGCCGGATGCCCTACATCACGGTCAAGCTCATGGACACGTCCGCCGTGACGGTCGCGGTCAGCGACTACATGCGTGCGGTGCCCGACCAGATCGCCCGCTGGGTGCCCGGTCCGTGGCAGTCGCTCGGCACGGACGGGTTCGGCTTCGCCGACACGCGCGCCGCTGCCAGGCGTACGTTCCAGGTCGACGCCGAGTCGATCGTCGTGTCGGTCCTGCAGACGCTGGCCCAGCGCGGCACGGTGCGGCCCGAGGTCGTACGTGAGGCGTTCAACCGCTTCCGCATCGACGATCCGACGGCCGTCGCCGACGTCCCGCAGGAGGGCGGCGACGCCTGA
- a CDS encoding alpha/beta fold hydrolase: protein MESVEDVQYLVVHGYRRAFRISGSGPALLLLHGLACDSSTWLDVIPTLSEHFTVIAPDLLGHGESDKPDADYSLGGYANGMRDLLTVLGIDKVTVVGHSFGGGVAMQFAYQFPDRTERVVLVSTGGLGKEVTPLIRFLTVPGSSAALAAATFRPWRPLVAGGMRALSRTPLTATRDLDEVARIYESLADRATRRAVQRVTSHVLNWKGQFVTMTDRSYLARLMPVLVVWGRDDMVIPSKHADFAPTQVSDVHVLNDAGHFPHKDHPEEFCDLVTAFIASNEPAHYHRGRWRALLRRGDQYALESVPAAAEPAIS from the coding sequence ATGGAAAGCGTCGAGGACGTCCAGTACCTGGTGGTGCATGGCTATCGGCGCGCGTTCCGCATCTCCGGCTCCGGCCCTGCGCTGCTCCTGCTGCACGGCCTCGCGTGCGACTCGTCGACCTGGCTCGACGTCATCCCGACGCTGTCGGAGCACTTCACCGTCATCGCCCCTGACCTCTTGGGCCACGGCGAGTCCGACAAGCCTGACGCCGACTACTCGCTCGGCGGCTACGCCAACGGCATGCGCGACCTGCTGACGGTGCTGGGCATCGACAAGGTCACCGTGGTGGGCCACAGTTTCGGCGGCGGTGTCGCGATGCAGTTCGCCTACCAGTTCCCCGACCGCACCGAACGCGTCGTGCTCGTGTCGACCGGCGGGCTCGGCAAGGAGGTCACGCCACTCATCCGGTTCCTCACCGTGCCGGGCAGCAGCGCCGCGCTCGCGGCCGCCACGTTCCGCCCCTGGCGACCTCTCGTCGCCGGCGGCATGCGGGCGCTCTCCCGTACGCCGCTCACCGCGACGCGCGACCTCGACGAGGTCGCCCGCATCTACGAGTCACTGGCTGACCGTGCCACCCGCAGGGCCGTGCAGCGCGTGACGAGCCACGTCCTCAACTGGAAGGGCCAGTTCGTCACGATGACGGACCGCAGCTACCTGGCCCGCCTCATGCCGGTGCTGGTCGTCTGGGGCCGCGACGACATGGTCATCCCGTCCAAGCACGCCGACTTCGCGCCGACGCAGGTCTCGGATGTTCACGTGCTCAACGACGCCGGGCACTTCCCGCACAAGGACCACCCGGAGGAGTTCTGCGACCTCGTGACGGCGTTCATCGCGTCCAACGAGCCCGCGCACTACCACCGCGGTCGCTGGCGGGCGCTGCTGCGCCGCGGCGACCAGTACGCGCTCGAGAGCGTGCCGGCGGCCGCCGAGCCGGCGATCAGCTAG
- a CDS encoding peroxiredoxin, with protein MTVDVGAVAPDFSLKSQHGEDVTLAFYRGSSNVVLVFIPFAFSNTCTSELGEIRDSLDAFAGHGAQVLAVSCDHFFSNRAFSDAEGLTFPVLSDFWPHGEVSRAYGTFNEDAGAPNRGTYVIDREGILRWKVQVGIGDRRNLAETLAAVAEVS; from the coding sequence GTGACCGTCGACGTCGGAGCTGTCGCGCCGGACTTCAGCCTCAAGAGCCAGCACGGCGAGGACGTCACGCTGGCGTTCTATCGGGGCTCGAGCAACGTCGTGCTGGTGTTCATCCCGTTCGCCTTCAGCAACACGTGCACGAGCGAGCTCGGCGAGATCCGCGACAGCCTCGACGCATTCGCCGGCCATGGCGCCCAGGTGCTGGCGGTCTCGTGCGACCACTTCTTCTCCAACCGAGCCTTCTCGGACGCCGAAGGATTGACGTTCCCGGTCCTCAGCGACTTCTGGCCGCACGGCGAGGTCAGCAGGGCGTACGGCACGTTCAACGAGGACGCCGGGGCCCCGAACCGCGGTACGTACGTGATCGATCGGGAGGGAATCCTGAGGTGGAAGGTGCAGGTGGGGATCGGTGATCGCCGCAACCTCGCCGAGACCCTCGCGGCAGTGGCCGAAGTTTCCTGA
- a CDS encoding GAF and ANTAR domain-containing protein: MDEALHDNIRRLAEALKPGDFDATLNAITTAAVEVLPDVDYASITVKHADESITTVAPTADLVLDLDGKQYELREGPCYEAAVETAHVISPDLATDERFPQYGPYVVEKGIRAQAGLRLFDAPTSQGALNIYSHRPGAFEDFATIADLFSHQAAIAIGYAREIADLNDALRTRTTIGQAVGIIMERYELNDERAFAFLTRLSQHRNVKLRLIAAEIVDDVERRRN, from the coding sequence ATGGACGAAGCACTGCACGACAACATCCGCCGTCTCGCCGAGGCGCTCAAGCCCGGCGACTTCGACGCGACCCTGAACGCGATCACGACAGCGGCCGTCGAGGTCCTGCCGGACGTCGACTACGCCTCGATCACGGTCAAGCACGCCGACGAGTCGATCACCACGGTCGCGCCGACGGCGGACCTCGTCCTCGACCTCGACGGCAAGCAGTACGAGCTCAGGGAGGGCCCCTGCTACGAGGCTGCCGTCGAGACGGCGCACGTCATCTCCCCCGATCTCGCCACCGACGAGCGGTTCCCCCAGTACGGCCCGTACGTCGTCGAAAAGGGCATCCGCGCACAGGCCGGACTGCGACTCTTCGACGCGCCGACCTCGCAGGGTGCGCTCAACATCTACTCCCACCGGCCGGGGGCGTTCGAGGACTTCGCGACCATAGCCGACCTGTTCTCGCACCAAGCGGCCATCGCGATCGGCTACGCGCGGGAGATCGCCGACCTCAACGACGCGCTCCGCACACGGACGACGATCGGCCAGGCCGTCGGCATCATCATGGAGCGCTACGAGCTCAACGACGAGCGCGCGTTCGCGTTCCTGACCCGGCTGTCGCAGCACCGCAACGTCAAGCTGCGGCTCATCGCGGCCGAGATCGTGGACGACGTGGAGCGCCGCCGCAACTGA
- a CDS encoding DUF3052 domain-containing protein, whose product MDAGKLGFGPDTVIQELGWDEDVDEELRVEIERVTGNNLVDGDHGDVVDGVIVWWRDKDGDLIDALVDALQDLAEGGSVWLFTPKVGRPGYVPGADVVEAAPIAGLSTTTTASASDDWASTRLTAHKR is encoded by the coding sequence GTGGACGCGGGCAAGTTGGGCTTCGGTCCTGACACCGTCATCCAGGAGCTTGGCTGGGATGAGGACGTCGACGAGGAGCTCCGTGTCGAGATCGAGCGTGTCACCGGCAACAATCTGGTCGACGGAGACCATGGTGACGTCGTCGACGGTGTGATCGTCTGGTGGCGCGACAAGGACGGCGATCTCATCGATGCGCTGGTCGACGCTCTGCAGGATCTCGCCGAGGGTGGCTCGGTCTGGCTGTTCACCCCCAAGGTGGGCCGACCTGGTTACGTGCCCGGTGCCGACGTCGTGGAGGCGGCCCCGATCGCGGGCCTGTCGACGACGACGACGGCCTCGGCTTCCGACGACTGGGCCTCGACCCGTCTGACGGCACACAAACGCTGA
- a CDS encoding acyl carrier protein produces the protein MPSPSSVHEHLKDILVRVVGCPADAVVPDASLKELGTDSLTIVELADELGRRFDLYLSDDTVDSLVTVQDAIDAVVNHDGATAPARSGRVPTALESPAPPVRDDEDVRRRRLLERLLVSFVLVGAAVGAILGFGGSALIDATGLGSVNLAPINNPTTAPSTTPTTTPAPTPTQTTEPDSDEPKPTIKVSKPQVAPGERFVIEGRFPELGEGAELQVQVKDEGSDWDDFPIETTTKSGGRFKTELYTSRTGDRQFRLLNKKTDKSTPAVTVQIG, from the coding sequence GTGCCGTCTCCCTCATCAGTCCATGAACACCTCAAGGACATCCTGGTCCGCGTGGTCGGCTGCCCGGCCGATGCAGTCGTGCCGGACGCCAGCCTCAAGGAGCTCGGCACCGACTCGCTCACGATCGTGGAGCTCGCCGACGAGCTCGGCCGGCGCTTCGACCTCTACCTGTCCGACGACACCGTCGACAGCCTGGTGACCGTGCAGGACGCGATCGACGCGGTCGTCAACCACGACGGTGCGACGGCCCCTGCTCGCAGCGGCCGCGTGCCGACGGCGCTGGAGTCCCCCGCGCCGCCGGTTCGCGACGATGAGGACGTACGCCGTCGCCGGCTCCTCGAGCGCTTGCTGGTCTCGTTCGTGTTGGTCGGCGCCGCCGTGGGCGCGATCCTCGGGTTCGGCGGATCAGCCCTCATCGACGCAACGGGACTCGGTTCCGTCAACCTGGCGCCGATCAACAACCCGACGACAGCCCCCTCGACGACTCCGACAACCACGCCGGCGCCGACCCCGACGCAGACGACCGAGCCGGACTCCGACGAACCGAAGCCGACGATCAAGGTGTCGAAGCCCCAGGTCGCACCCGGCGAGCGGTTCGTCATCGAGGGCAGGTTCCCCGAGCTCGGCGAAGGCGCGGAGCTCCAGGTCCAGGTCAAGGACGAGGGCAGCGACTGGGACGACTTCCCGATCGAGACCACGACCAAGAGTGGCGGGCGCTTCAAGACCGAGCTCTACACGTCCCGCACGGGTGATCGGCAGTTCCGCCTGCTCAACAAGAAGACCGACAAGTCGACACCCGCGGTCACCGTGCAGATCGGCTAG
- a CDS encoding GNAT family N-acetyltransferase, producing the protein MTTTVADNPASSRFEITVDGELAGFLDYRKDGDEYALPHTRIYTEFEGRGLGTELVRGALAEIAARGGTALPYCPFVPRVIRDNPEFLELVPKDQRDTFGL; encoded by the coding sequence ATGACGACCACTGTGGCGGACAATCCCGCCTCGTCGAGGTTCGAGATCACGGTCGACGGCGAGCTGGCCGGGTTCCTCGACTACCGCAAGGACGGCGACGAGTACGCCCTCCCGCACACCAGGATCTACACGGAGTTCGAGGGCCGCGGCCTGGGCACCGAGCTCGTACGCGGCGCATTGGCCGAGATCGCGGCGCGCGGCGGCACGGCGCTCCCCTACTGCCCGTTCGTGCCCCGCGTGATCCGCGACAACCCCGAGTTCCTCGAGCTCGTGCCCAAGGACCAGCGCGACACCTTCGGGCTCTGA